From one Dama dama isolate Ldn47 chromosome 4, ASM3311817v1, whole genome shotgun sequence genomic stretch:
- the NUCB1 gene encoding nucleobindin-1, producing the protein MPPSGPRAALFLLPSLLLLRAVLAVPLERGAPKEENPATESPDTGLYYHRYLQEVINVLETDGHFREKLQAANAEDIKSGKLSRELDFVSHHVRTKLDELKRQEVSRLRMLLKAKMDAQQEPNVQLDHLNLLKQFEHLDPQNQHTFEARDLELLIQTATRDLAQYDAAHHEEFKRYEMLKEHERRRYLESLGEEQRKEAERKLEEQQRRHREHPKVNVPGSQAQLKEVWEELDGLDPNRFNPKTFFILHDINSDGVLDEQELEALFTKELEKVYDPKNEDDDMREMEEERLRMREHVMKNVDTNQDRLVTLEEFLASTQRKEFGDTGEGWETVEMHPAYTEEELRRFEEELAAREAELNAKAQRLSQETEALGRSQGRLEAQKRELQQAVLQMEQRKQQQQSHNNPAPGPEGRLKFHPDTDDAPVPAPAGDQKDVDASEQKVPEQTPEPPQLDSQHL; encoded by the exons ATGCCTCCCTCTGGGCCCCGTGcagccctcttcctcctgccgtCTCTACTGCTGCTGCGCGCTGTTCTGGCCGTGCCCCTGGAGCGGGGGGCGCCCAAGGAGGAGAATCCCGCGACCGAGAGCCCT GACACAGGCCTGTACTATCACCGGTACCTCCAGGAAGTCATCAATGTGCTGGAGACTGACGGGCACTTCCGGGAAAAGCTGCAGGCTGCCAACGCCGAGGACATCAAG AGTGGGAAGCTGAGCCGGGAGCTGGACTTCGTCAGCCACCATGTCCGCACCAAGCTGGATGAGCTGAAGCGGCAGGAGGTGTCTAGGCTGAGGATGCTGCTCAAGGCCAAGATGGACGCCCAGCAGGAGCCCA ATGTACAGTTGGATCACCTGAACCTCCTGAAGCAATTTGAACACCTGGACCCTCAGAATCAGCACACATTTGAGGCCCGGGACCTAGAGCTGTTGATCCAGACG GCCACTCGGGACCTGGCCCAGTACGACGCAGCCCATCATGAAGAGTTCAAACGCTACGAAATGCTCAAAGAACACGAGAGACGCCGTTATCTGGAGTCCCTGGGGGAAGAGCAGCGGAAGGAGGCGGAGAGGAAGCTGGAAGAGCAACAGCGCCGGCACCGAGAACACCCCAAAGTCAATGTGCCT GGCAGCCAAGCCCAGTTGAAGGAGGTGTGGGAGGAACTGGATGGATTGGACCCCAACAGGTTTAACCCGAAGACCTTCTTCATACTGCATG ATATCAACAGCGATGGTGTCCTGGATGAGCAGGAGCTGGAGGCCCTCTTCACCAAGGAG CTGGAGAAGGTGTACGATCCAAAGAATGAGGACGATGACATgcgggagatggaggaggagcgGCTGCGCATGCGCGAGCACGTGATGAAGAAT GTGGACACCAACCAGGACCGCCTCGTGACCCTGGAGGAGTTCCTCGCATCCACGCAGAGGAAGGAGTTCGGGGACACCGGGGAGGGCTGGGAG ACGGTAGAGATGCACCCTGCATACACGGAGGAGGAGCTGAGGCGTTTTGAGGAGGAGCTGGCTGCCCGGGAGGCAGAGCTCAATGCCAAGGCCCAGCGCCTCAGCCAGGAAACCGAGGCTCTGGGGCGTTCCCAGGGCCGCCTGGAGGCCCAGAAGAGAGAGCTGCAGCAG gcTGTTCTGCAAATGGAACAgaggaaacagcagcagcaaagccACAACaacccagcccctggccccgAGGGACGGCTGAAGTTCCACCCGGACACAG ATGATGCACCCGTCCCAGCTCCAGCCGGTGACCAGAAGGATGTGGATGCTTCAGAACAGAAGGTCCCAGAACAGACCCCTGAGCCTCCCCAGCTGGACTCACAGCACCTGTGA